One region of Oxalobacteraceae bacterium OTU3CAMAD1 genomic DNA includes:
- a CDS encoding DMT family transporter, with amino-acid sequence MLLGLIGVAIFSLTLPFTRLAVGAAGDANGLSPMFVALARALVAAVLAGAWLLWKRAPLPPRAALGPLAMVAIGCVIGFPWLTSVAMRSLPAAHGAVLIGILPLATAVFAALLGGEKPSAGFWIMAMCGSALVAGFALRQSGGGLHPADLAIFAAVLLAAMGYAAGGRLSQTLGGQQTICWALVLAAPVLLPVVGWLCWREAGQIAAAGAAAWTGFAYVSVFSMFIGFFFWYRGMALGGVARVGQVQLVQPFLSLLGAAVILGEALEWPTVIFAIAVIATVGIGRKMQVKRG; translated from the coding sequence ATGCTGCTGGGGCTTATCGGCGTCGCCATTTTCAGCCTGACCTTGCCCTTCACACGGTTGGCCGTGGGCGCCGCCGGAGACGCCAACGGCCTGTCGCCGATGTTCGTCGCGCTGGCCCGCGCGCTGGTCGCCGCAGTCCTGGCCGGCGCCTGGCTGCTGTGGAAGCGCGCGCCGCTGCCGCCCCGCGCCGCATTGGGGCCGCTGGCGATGGTGGCCATCGGCTGCGTGATCGGCTTCCCGTGGCTGACCTCCGTCGCCATGCGCTCGCTGCCCGCCGCCCACGGCGCGGTCTTGATCGGCATCCTGCCGCTGGCCACCGCCGTCTTCGCGGCCCTGCTGGGAGGCGAAAAGCCGTCGGCCGGTTTCTGGATCATGGCCATGTGCGGCTCGGCGCTGGTGGCCGGCTTCGCGCTGCGCCAGAGCGGCGGCGGCCTGCATCCGGCCGATTTGGCGATCTTCGCCGCCGTGCTGCTGGCGGCCATGGGCTACGCCGCCGGCGGGCGCCTGTCGCAGACCCTGGGCGGCCAGCAAACCATCTGCTGGGCGCTGGTGCTGGCCGCGCCGGTGCTGCTCCCGGTGGTGGGCTGGCTGTGCTGGCGCGAGGCCGGCCAGATCGCCGCCGCCGGCGCGGCCGCCTGGACCGGCTTCGCCTACGTCTCGGTGTTCTCGATGTTCATCGGCTTCTTCTTCTGGTATCGCGGCATGGCGCTGGGCGGCGTGGCGCGGGTCGGCCAGGTGCAGCTGGTGCAGCCCTTCCTGTCGCTGCTCGGCGCGGCCGTGATCCTGGGCGAGGCGCTGGAGTGGCCGACCGTGATATTTGCAATCGCCGTCATCGCGACGGTGGGCATCGGCCGCAAAATGCAGGTGAAACGCGGCTAA
- a CDS encoding PLP-dependent aminotransferase family protein has protein sequence MTNTRKRTSLLGAAASAAAEAVNEALAAAHARTLAAAAPGPAVASLPAGAKVAAAAPVPTAPARAGRVAKSKPAAGPLLGLLSRESGETLIDQIVRSVAARIDDRLLRGGARMPSIRAFAAAHGVSAFTVVASYDKLVATGYLESRRGAGFFVRERAPMALNATEGSAAAGTPVSRSRLDAKPVDVVWLVRNMFRQMPHHQMPGSGVLPPEWLDGTAIANALRAVSRQNPNLLVSYGLPQGFLPLRQQLQHKLAELEIAAAPEQIVTTAGVTQALDMVAREFTRPGDTIFVDDPAWFLMFGSFAALGANVIGIPRLADGPDIARLAELAAIHKPKLYIINSVLHNPSSTSLSAAKAFQVLRLSEEHDFIIVEDDIYCDLHPGSAVQPATRLSALDQLQRVIYLGGFSKTMAANLRVGFIATSAERAERLADRKMLSTLTTSDIGERVVYKVLSEGSYRKHADRVRTRLDGIRAKAVRQMERVGLKVDVASPAGMFVWADAGCDTSVLTERAMADNLLLAPGSLFSPAQLPSTRMRLNVAAMQEPGVWKFLEQQLGK, from the coding sequence ATGACCAATACACGCAAGCGCACGTCGCTTTTAGGGGCCGCCGCATCCGCAGCGGCCGAGGCTGTCAATGAGGCGTTGGCGGCCGCGCACGCCCGCACTCTGGCCGCCGCCGCACCCGGTCCGGCGGTGGCGTCGCTGCCGGCAGGCGCCAAAGTGGCGGCAGCGGCGCCTGTTCCGACGGCGCCGGCGCGCGCCGGCCGCGTGGCCAAATCCAAACCGGCCGCCGGGCCGCTCCTGGGATTGCTGTCGCGCGAATCGGGCGAAACGCTCATCGACCAGATCGTGCGCTCGGTGGCGGCGCGCATCGACGACCGGCTGCTGCGGGGCGGGGCGCGCATGCCGTCGATCCGCGCGTTCGCGGCCGCGCATGGCGTGTCCGCCTTCACCGTGGTGGCCAGCTACGACAAACTGGTGGCGACCGGCTACCTGGAGTCGCGCCGGGGCGCCGGCTTTTTCGTCCGCGAGCGGGCGCCGATGGCGCTCAACGCCACAGAAGGATCGGCGGCGGCCGGGACGCCGGTTTCGCGTTCCCGTCTCGACGCCAAGCCGGTTGACGTGGTTTGGCTGGTGCGCAACATGTTCCGCCAGATGCCGCACCACCAGATGCCCGGTTCCGGCGTGCTGCCGCCGGAATGGCTGGACGGCACCGCGATCGCCAACGCGCTGCGCGCGGTCAGCCGCCAGAATCCCAATCTATTGGTGAGCTACGGCCTGCCGCAGGGCTTCCTGCCACTGCGCCAGCAGCTGCAGCACAAGCTCGCCGAGCTGGAAATTGCCGCCGCGCCGGAGCAAATCGTCACCACTGCCGGCGTCACGCAGGCGCTGGACATGGTGGCGCGCGAGTTCACCCGCCCCGGCGACACCATTTTCGTCGACGATCCTGCCTGGTTCCTGATGTTCGGCTCCTTCGCCGCCTTGGGCGCGAACGTGATCGGTATCCCGCGCCTGGCCGACGGCCCGGATATCGCCCGGTTGGCCGAGCTGGCGGCGATCCACAAGCCCAAGCTCTATATTATTAACTCGGTGCTGCACAACCCCAGTTCGACGTCGCTGTCGGCGGCCAAGGCGTTCCAGGTGCTGCGGCTGTCGGAGGAGCACGACTTCATCATCGTCGAAGACGATATTTACTGCGACCTGCACCCCGGCAGCGCGGTGCAGCCGGCCACGCGGCTGTCGGCGCTGGACCAGCTGCAGCGGGTGATTTACCTGGGCGGCTTTTCGAAGACGATGGCGGCCAACCTGCGGGTCGGCTTCATCGCCACGTCGGCCGAGCGGGCCGAGAGGCTGGCCGACCGCAAGATGCTGTCGACCCTGACCACCAGCGACATCGGCGAGCGGGTGGTCTATAAAGTACTGTCCGAGGGCTCCTACCGCAAGCACGCGGACCGGGTACGCACGCGGCTCGACGGCATCCGCGCCAAGGCGGTGCGGCAGATGGAGCGCGTCGGCCTGAAGGTGGACGTGGCGTCGCCGGCCGGGATGTTCGTCTGGGCCGACGCCGGTTGCGACACGAGCGTGCTGACCGAGCGCGCCATGGCAGACAACCTGCTGCTCGCGCCGGGCAGCCTGTTCTCGCCGGCGCAGCTGCCGTCGACCCGCATGCGGCTCAATGTGGCGGCGATGCAGGAGCCGGGCGTGTGGAAGTTCCTGGAGCAGCAGTTGGGAAAATGA
- the htpG gene encoding molecular chaperone HtpG codes for MADNDKQTLGFQAEVKQLLQLMIHSLYSNKEIFLRELISNASDASDKLRFEAINNDALYGNDHELKIKVSFDKAARTITISDNGIGMSRDEAISHLGTIAKSGTKEFFGKLSGDQQQDAALIGQFGVGFYSGFIVADKITVETRRAGAEASEGVRWESAGEGDYSVEQIEKTGRGTDIILHLREGEDELLSSWKIKSIIRKYSDHISLPIVMQKEEWDDEKKETVVKEEFETVNQASALWARSKSEITPEQYEEFYKHVSHDFQAPLSYTHNRVEGRSEYTQLLYIPAKAPFDLWDRNKRGGIKLYVKRVFIMDDAEQLMPAYLRMVKGVIDSADLPLNVSREILQESRDVKVIRDGSTKRVIGMLEELANAEEQEKKDKYVTFWKEFGQVLKEGIGEDATNKDRLAKLLRFASTANENDEQSVSLEQYVARLKEGQDKIYYVTADNYVAAKNSPHLEIFRKKGVEVLLLTDRVDEWMLSFLTEFEGKELVSVAKGGLDLGALEDEEEKKEHEETENSYKDLVGKMKEALSDKAKDVRVTFRLTDSPACLVADEHELSGNLLRMLKAAGQSAPESKPILEINPNHPLVTRLKYEESGTLFGDWANILFDQALLAEGGSLSDPASFVKRLNEMLLSGASK; via the coding sequence ATGGCAGATAACGATAAGCAAACCCTTGGTTTCCAGGCTGAAGTGAAACAGCTGTTGCAGCTGATGATCCACTCCCTGTACTCGAATAAAGAGATTTTCCTGCGCGAGTTGATCTCGAACGCGTCCGACGCGTCCGACAAGCTGCGCTTCGAGGCGATCAACAACGACGCCCTGTACGGCAACGACCATGAACTGAAGATCAAGGTCTCGTTCGACAAGGCTGCCCGCACCATCACCATTTCGGACAACGGCATCGGCATGAGCCGCGACGAGGCGATCTCGCACCTGGGCACCATCGCCAAATCGGGCACCAAGGAATTCTTCGGCAAGCTGTCGGGCGACCAGCAGCAGGACGCGGCGCTGATCGGCCAGTTCGGCGTGGGCTTCTACTCCGGCTTCATCGTCGCCGACAAGATCACCGTCGAAACCCGCCGCGCGGGCGCCGAGGCGTCCGAGGGCGTGCGCTGGGAATCGGCCGGCGAGGGCGATTACTCGGTCGAGCAGATCGAAAAGACCGGCCGCGGCACCGACATCATCCTGCACCTGCGCGAAGGCGAGGACGAACTGCTGTCCTCCTGGAAGATCAAATCCATCATCCGCAAATACTCCGACCATATCTCGCTGCCGATCGTGATGCAGAAAGAGGAGTGGGACGACGAGAAGAAGGAAACCGTCGTCAAGGAGGAATTCGAGACCGTCAACCAGGCCAGCGCGCTGTGGGCGCGCAGCAAGTCGGAAATCACCCCGGAGCAGTACGAGGAATTCTACAAGCACGTCTCGCACGACTTCCAGGCGCCGCTGTCGTACACGCACAACCGCGTCGAAGGCCGCAGCGAGTACACGCAGCTGCTGTACATCCCGGCCAAGGCGCCGTTCGACCTGTGGGACCGCAACAAGCGCGGCGGCATCAAGCTATACGTCAAGCGCGTCTTCATCATGGACGATGCCGAGCAGCTGATGCCGGCCTACCTGCGCATGGTCAAGGGTGTGATCGACTCGGCCGACCTGCCGCTGAACGTCTCGCGCGAGATCCTGCAGGAGTCGCGCGACGTCAAGGTGATCCGCGACGGTTCGACCAAGCGCGTGATCGGCATGCTGGAGGAACTGGCCAACGCCGAAGAACAGGAGAAGAAGGACAAGTACGTCACCTTCTGGAAGGAATTCGGCCAGGTGCTGAAAGAGGGCATCGGCGAGGACGCCACCAACAAGGACCGTCTGGCCAAGCTGCTGCGCTTCGCCTCGACCGCCAACGAGAACGACGAGCAAAGCGTCTCGCTGGAGCAGTATGTCGCGCGCCTGAAGGAAGGCCAGGACAAGATCTACTACGTCACGGCCGATAACTACGTCGCCGCGAAAAACAGCCCGCACCTGGAAATCTTCCGCAAGAAGGGCGTCGAAGTGCTGCTGCTGACCGACCGTGTCGACGAGTGGATGCTGTCGTTCCTGACCGAGTTCGAAGGCAAGGAGCTGGTATCGGTGGCCAAGGGCGGCCTGGATCTGGGCGCGCTGGAAGACGAGGAAGAGAAGAAGGAGCACGAGGAGACCGAGAACTCGTACAAGGATTTGGTCGGCAAGATGAAGGAAGCCTTGTCGGACAAAGCCAAGGACGTGCGCGTGACGTTCCGCCTGACCGATTCGCCGGCCTGCCTGGTGGCGGATGAGCATGAGCTGTCGGGTAATCTGCTGCGCATGCTGAAGGCGGCGGGGCAGAGCGCGCCGGAGTCCAAGCCTATCCTCGAGATCAATCCGAACCACCCGCTGGTGACGCGTTTGAAGTACGAGGAATCGGGCACCTTGTTCGGCGATTGGGCCAACATCCTGTTCGATCAGGCGTTGCTGGCCGAAGGCGGTTCGCTGAGCGATCCGGCCTCGTTCGTCAAGCGTCTGAACGAGATGCTGCTGAGCGGCGCCAGCAAGTAG
- a CDS encoding CHRD domain-containing protein: MNQRIRTYVAAAGLMLSAMSAGAANYSAILTGPQEEPPNTSPGIGASTIRFDPAAHLLEINVTFSGLIGETNAAHIHCCTPAPRTGVAGVLTELPTLSGFPLGVRNGVYSRTYDTSQTSSWNPAYLSAWGGSTAFAEAAFESGLRAGTAYFNIHTSYAPAGEVRGFYEPAPAAVIPEPESMAMLGIGLPVMLMLARRRSKNSVKSK; encoded by the coding sequence ATGAATCAGCGTATCCGCACTTATGTGGCGGCGGCAGGCTTGATGTTGTCGGCCATGAGCGCCGGCGCCGCCAACTACAGCGCCATCCTCACCGGGCCGCAGGAAGAGCCGCCCAACACCTCGCCCGGTATAGGCGCCAGCACGATCAGGTTCGATCCGGCCGCCCATCTATTGGAAATCAACGTCACCTTCAGCGGTCTGATCGGGGAAACCAACGCCGCGCACATCCACTGCTGCACCCCGGCGCCGCGCACCGGCGTAGCCGGCGTGTTGACGGAACTTCCCACTTTAAGCGGCTTCCCCCTGGGGGTCCGCAACGGCGTCTACAGCCGAACCTACGACACCTCGCAGACGTCGAGCTGGAATCCCGCCTACCTGAGCGCTTGGGGCGGAAGTACAGCGTTCGCCGAAGCAGCGTTTGAAAGCGGCCTCAGGGCTGGGACCGCTTATTTCAACATCCACACCAGCTACGCCCCGGCCGGCGAGGTACGCGGCTTCTACGAGCCGGCGCCGGCCGCGGTGATTCCAGAACCGGAAAGCATGGCGATGCTAGGCATTGGCCTGCCGGTGATGCTGATGCTGGCGAGGCGACGCTCGAAAAATTCGGTCAAATCAAAATAA
- a CDS encoding alpha/beta hydrolase — protein sequence MDYEVLTLAGLWNSGPTHWQTRWEQNHPTWVRVPHRDWETPDRDEWVAELDAAIALCQRPPVVAAHSLSCSLVTRWAASGSAHRIAGAFLVAPSDTDAPSYPDCTTGFQPMLLERLPFPSIVIASANDPYVSTARARQFAQAWGSDYTEIGDAGHINGGAGYGPWPEGEKLLLDLCKKVQR from the coding sequence ATGGACTACGAAGTATTAACCCTGGCCGGCCTGTGGAACTCCGGCCCAACCCACTGGCAAACCCGCTGGGAGCAAAACCACCCGACCTGGGTCCGCGTGCCCCACCGCGACTGGGAAACCCCGGACCGCGACGAATGGGTGGCCGAACTGGACGCCGCCATCGCCCTGTGCCAACGTCCGCCGGTGGTGGCCGCGCACAGCCTGAGCTGCTCCCTGGTGACGCGCTGGGCCGCCTCCGGCTCCGCGCACCGCATCGCCGGCGCCTTCCTGGTCGCGCCCAGCGACACCGACGCCCCCTCCTATCCCGACTGCACCACCGGCTTCCAGCCGATGCTGCTGGAGCGCCTGCCCTTCCCCAGCATCGTCATCGCCAGCGCGAACGATCCCTACGTTAGCACGGCCCGCGCGCGGCAGTTCGCACAGGCCTGGGGAAGCGACTACACCGAGATCGGCGACGCCGGCCATATCAACGGCGGCGCCGGCTACGGCCCCTGGCCGGAAGGCGAAAAGCTGCTGCTGGACCTCTGCAAAAAAGTCCAGCGCTGA
- the kynA gene encoding tryptophan 2,3-dioxygenase yields the protein MHANQDSVGDAEWHGAQMDFSNSMSYGDYLGLNQILNAQHPLSPNHNEMLFIVQHQTSELWMKLMLHEMHAVRAHLQSNDLAPAFKMLARVARIMDQLVHAWDVLATMTPPEYTAIRPYLGASSGFQSYQYREIEFILGNKNAALLSVHNTAPDAFAVLDKALREPSVYDEAIKLLARNGLPIAAERLDADWTLPTAADESVQNAWLEVYRDPSKHWALYELAEKLVDLETAFRFWRFRHVTTVERIIGFKTGTGGTAGVSYLRKMLDVVLFPELFALRTAL from the coding sequence ATGCACGCCAACCAGGATAGCGTTGGCGACGCCGAATGGCACGGCGCGCAGATGGACTTCAGCAACTCGATGAGCTACGGCGACTATCTGGGCCTGAACCAGATCCTCAACGCCCAGCACCCGCTGTCGCCCAACCACAACGAAATGCTGTTCATCGTCCAGCATCAGACCAGCGAACTGTGGATGAAGCTGATGCTGCACGAAATGCACGCCGTGCGCGCGCACCTGCAATCGAACGACCTGGCGCCGGCCTTCAAGATGCTGGCGCGGGTGGCGCGCATCATGGACCAGCTGGTGCACGCCTGGGACGTGCTGGCGACAATGACGCCGCCCGAATACACCGCGATCCGCCCGTATCTGGGCGCTTCGTCCGGCTTCCAGTCGTATCAATACCGCGAGATCGAGTTCATCCTCGGCAACAAGAACGCCGCCCTGCTGAGTGTCCATAACACCGCGCCGGACGCCTTCGCGGTGCTGGACAAAGCCCTGCGCGAGCCGTCGGTGTACGATGAGGCGATCAAGCTGCTGGCCCGCAACGGCCTGCCGATCGCCGCCGAGCGGCTCGACGCCGACTGGACCCTGCCGACGGCCGCCGACGAGTCGGTGCAGAACGCGTGGCTGGAGGTGTACCGCGACCCGTCGAAGCACTGGGCCCTGTACGAGCTGGCCGAAAAGCTGGTCGACCTGGAGACGGCGTTCCGTTTCTGGCGCTTCCGGCACGTCACCACGGTCGAGCGCATCATCGGCTTCAAGACCGGCACCGGCGGCACGGCCGGCGTCAGCTACCTGCGCAAGATGCTCGACGTGGTGCTGTTCCCCGAACTGTTCGCCCTGAGAACAGCGCTGTAA
- the kynU gene encoding kynureninase, with the protein MTTRNDCLQRDAQDPLAALRDRFDLPAGVIYLDGNSLGARPKAALTRAQHVIAQEWGHDLIRSWNTAGWFDLPKRLGNRLAPLIGGAPDEVVITDTTSLNLFKALAAALHMQAGDPVSATRRVIVTERSNFPTDIYMAQGLSGWLDRGYSVKLVDSVEELPAAIGADTAVVMLTHVNYRTGYQHDMRAASALAHAAGALIVWDLAHSAGAVPLDLNGDGADLAVGCTYKYLNGGPGAPAFIWVPRRHQPRFTQPLSGWWGHAAPFAMAPDFAPTDGIGRALCGTQPVVSLAMVESGLEVFEQTSMAAIRDKSLALTDLFIELVERRCADHPLGLVTPREHARRGSQVSFTHPHGYAVMSALIARGVIGDYREPAIMRFGFTPLYTSYTEVWDAVEILRDILDRKDYDVDAKRDAVT; encoded by the coding sequence ATGACAACTCGCAATGACTGCCTGCAACGCGATGCACAAGATCCGCTCGCCGCGCTGCGCGACCGCTTCGATCTGCCGGCCGGCGTGATATATCTCGATGGCAACTCCTTGGGGGCGCGGCCAAAAGCCGCCCTGACCCGCGCCCAGCACGTCATCGCGCAGGAATGGGGGCATGACCTGATCCGCAGTTGGAATACCGCCGGTTGGTTTGATTTGCCAAAACGACTAGGTAATCGGCTGGCGCCGCTGATCGGCGGCGCCCCGGACGAGGTGGTCATCACCGACACCACCTCGCTCAACCTGTTCAAGGCGCTGGCCGCCGCGCTGCACATGCAGGCCGGCGACCCGGTCTCCGCGACCCGGCGCGTGATCGTCACCGAGCGCTCCAACTTCCCGACCGACATTTATATGGCCCAGGGCCTGAGCGGCTGGCTCGATCGTGGTTATTCCGTCAAGCTGGTCGACTCGGTCGAGGAACTGCCGGCCGCCATCGGCGCCGACACCGCCGTCGTCATGCTGACCCACGTGAACTACCGCACCGGCTACCAGCACGACATGCGCGCCGCCAGCGCCCTCGCCCACGCGGCCGGCGCGCTGATCGTCTGGGACCTGGCCCACTCGGCCGGCGCGGTGCCGCTGGACCTGAACGGCGACGGCGCCGACCTGGCCGTCGGCTGCACCTATAAGTATCTGAACGGCGGTCCCGGCGCCCCGGCCTTCATCTGGGTGCCGCGCCGGCACCAGCCCCGCTTCACGCAGCCGCTGTCGGGCTGGTGGGGCCACGCCGCGCCGTTCGCCATGGCGCCGGACTTCGCCCCGACCGACGGCATCGGCCGCGCGCTGTGCGGCACGCAACCGGTGGTGTCGCTGGCGATGGTCGAGAGCGGGCTGGAGGTGTTCGAACAAACGTCGATGGCGGCGATCCGCGACAAATCGCTGGCGCTCACCGACCTGTTCATCGAACTGGTGGAGCGGCGCTGCGCCGACCACCCTCTGGGACTGGTCACGCCCCGGGAGCACGCGCGCCGGGGCAGCCAGGTCAGCTTTACGCATCCGCACGGCTACGCGGTGATGTCGGCGCTGATCGCGCGCGGCGTCATCGGCGACTACCGCGAGCCGGCCATCATGCGCTTCGGTTTCACGCCGCTGTACACCAGCTATACGGAAGTATGGGACGCGGTCGAGATCCTGCGCGACATCCTGGACCGCAAAGACTACGACGTCGACGCCAAGCGCGACGCCGTCACCTGA
- the flhD gene encoding flagellar transcriptional regulator FlhD yields MTANDMMAEIRDANLSYLMLAQQMIRADKVTAIFRLGIGADIADLIEGMSNAQILKLAGGNMMLARFRFDDGAILSMLTSHNKDRSLAQSHAAILMAGQAVEEIA; encoded by the coding sequence ATGACCGCAAACGATATGATGGCTGAAATTCGCGACGCTAACCTGAGCTACCTGATGCTCGCGCAGCAGATGATCCGTGCCGACAAAGTCACTGCGATCTTCCGTCTGGGCATCGGCGCCGACATCGCCGACCTGATCGAAGGCATGAGCAACGCTCAAATCCTCAAACTGGCAGGCGGCAACATGATGCTGGCCCGCTTCCGCTTCGACGACGGCGCCATCCTGTCGATGCTGACCAGCCATAATAAAGACCGTTCCCTGGCCCAGTCGCACGCCGCCATCCTGATGGCCGGCCAGGCTGTCGAAGAAATCGCTTAA
- the flhC gene encoding flagellar transcriptional regulator FlhC — MTKKSVVSEAQEIQLAIELIQLGARLQLLETEVSLSRERLLKLYKELRGVSPPKGMLPFSTDWFLTWQPNIHSSLFINIHKFLVDHAGATGIEAVMKAYKLYLEQMPPEPGEEPLLSLTRAWTLVRFFGSKMLELAPCGKCQGKYVVNCMDLNGSYVCGLCHMPSRAGKTKKSRDADAVAA; from the coding sequence ATGACCAAGAAAAGCGTAGTGTCCGAAGCACAGGAAATTCAGCTTGCGATTGAACTGATCCAGCTGGGCGCGCGCCTGCAACTGCTGGAAACCGAAGTGTCGCTGTCGCGCGAGCGCCTGCTCAAGCTGTACAAAGAGCTGCGCGGCGTGTCGCCGCCGAAGGGCATGCTGCCGTTCTCGACCGACTGGTTCCTGACCTGGCAGCCGAACATCCATTCCTCGCTGTTCATCAACATCCATAAATTCCTGGTCGACCACGCCGGCGCCACCGGCATCGAAGCGGTCATGAAGGCCTACAAGCTGTACCTGGAACAAATGCCGCCGGAACCGGGCGAAGAGCCGCTGCTGTCGCTGACCCGCGCCTGGACGCTGGTGCGCTTTTTCGGCAGCAAGATGCTGGAACTGGCCCCTTGCGGCAAATGCCAGGGTAAATACGTGGTCAACTGCATGGACCTGAACGGCAGCTATGTCTGCGGCCTGTGCCACATGCCTTCGCGCGCCGGCAAGACCAAGAAATCCCGCGACGCCGACGCCGTGGCCGCGTGA
- a CDS encoding class I SAM-dependent methyltransferase, which yields MLIQCGAAPLSLGLVYLLATFHFPVDYLTVAVVHGLVAAAITWLAGLAVWWRAIEFFFPLAVLAALSLRLPPWLFLAVFLVLLGLYWSTFRTQVPYYPSHPAVWDAVRQQLPPPRRVGDVSGRPLRVIDIGSGLGGLVMYLARARPDIECVGIELAPLPWLYSKVRAAMTGSRARFLFGDYERLDFAQFDLVFAYLSPAAMGGLWRKAEAEMCPDAILISYEFAIDARAPDQTILATDDTASLYKWYF from the coding sequence TTGCTGATCCAATGCGGCGCCGCGCCGCTCAGCCTCGGCCTGGTGTACCTGCTGGCCACCTTCCATTTTCCCGTCGATTACCTGACCGTCGCCGTCGTGCACGGCCTGGTCGCCGCCGCCATCACGTGGCTGGCGGGGCTGGCCGTGTGGTGGCGCGCGATCGAATTCTTTTTCCCGCTGGCGGTGCTGGCGGCCTTGTCGCTGCGGCTGCCGCCGTGGCTGTTCCTGGCGGTCTTCCTGGTGCTGCTGGGCCTGTATTGGTCGACCTTCCGCACGCAGGTTCCTTATTACCCGTCGCACCCGGCCGTGTGGGACGCGGTGCGCCAGCAGTTGCCGCCGCCCCGCAGGGTTGGAGACGTCAGCGGCCGGCCGCTGCGCGTGATCGACATCGGCAGCGGACTGGGCGGGTTGGTGATGTACCTGGCGCGCGCGCGGCCGGATATCGAATGCGTCGGCATCGAACTGGCGCCGCTGCCCTGGTTATACAGCAAGGTGCGCGCCGCGATGACCGGCAGCCGCGCGCGCTTCCTGTTCGGCGATTACGAGCGCCTCGATTTCGCCCAATTCGACCTGGTGTTCGCCTATCTTTCGCCGGCCGCGATGGGCGGTTTATGGCGCAAGGCGGAGGCGGAAATGTGTCCTGATGCCATACTTATAAGCTATGAATTTGCAATCGACGCCCGAGCGCCCGATCAGACCATTCTCGCCACAGACGACACCGCCTCGCTCTATAAATGGTACTTTTAA
- the motA gene encoding flagellar motor stator protein MotA: MLVIIGYVVVLVGVFGGYAMAGGHLAALFQPLELVMIGGGAVGAFIVGNNGKTIKATLAALPTLFKGSRYTKDLYMEMMSLLFDVLSKVRKEGLMSIEGDIDSPEQSPLFSKYPSVLEDHHIVEFMTDYLRLMVSGNMDAFQIENLMDNEIETHHHEGAAPSHAIAKLGDGLPAFGIVAAVMGVVHTMENVGLPPAELGILIAHALVGTFLGILLAYGFVAPLSSLLEQKLEESTKMYQCVKVTLLASLNGYAPALAVEFGRKVLYSTERPTFGELEDHIKKSKAK; encoded by the coding sequence TTGTTAGTCATAATTGGATATGTGGTGGTGCTGGTCGGCGTCTTCGGCGGTTACGCGATGGCGGGCGGGCATCTGGCCGCGTTGTTCCAGCCGCTCGAGCTGGTGATGATCGGCGGCGGCGCCGTCGGTGCTTTCATCGTCGGCAACAACGGCAAGACCATCAAGGCCACCTTGGCCGCGCTGCCGACCCTGTTCAAGGGATCGCGCTACACCAAGGATTTATATATGGAGATGATGTCGCTGCTGTTCGACGTCCTCTCCAAGGTCCGCAAGGAAGGCTTGATGTCGATCGAAGGCGACATCGACAGCCCGGAGCAAAGCCCGCTGTTCAGCAAGTATCCGAGCGTGCTGGAGGACCATCACATCGTCGAATTCATGACCGATTACCTGCGCCTGATGGTGTCGGGGAATATGGATGCGTTCCAGATCGAGAACCTGATGGACAACGAGATCGAGACCCACCACCACGAAGGCGCGGCGCCGTCGCACGCCATCGCCAAGCTGGGCGACGGCTTGCCGGCGTTCGGTATCGTCGCGGCGGTGATGGGCGTGGTGCACACGATGGAAAACGTCGGCTTACCGCCGGCCGAGCTGGGGATTCTGATCGCGCACGCGCTGGTCGGCACCTTCCTGGGGATTTTGCTGGCCTACGGTTTCGTCGCTCCACTATCCAGTCTGCTTGAGCAGAAACTGGAGGAGTCGACCAAGATGTACCAGTGCGTCAAGGTCACCCTGCTGGCCAGCCTGAACGGCTACGCGCCGGCGCTGGCCGTCGAGTTCGGCCGCAAGGTGCTGTACTCGACCGAGCGTCCGACCTTCGGCGAGCTGGAAGACCATATCAAGAAATCGAAGGCGAAGTAA